A genomic segment from Gilvibacter sp. SZ-19 encodes:
- a CDS encoding DUF4440 domain-containing protein, with amino-acid sequence MKVLKLITLMTVLITTVNFTNAQNSEDTIDKQDVIEVMKSYKDALQNLTTEGTFELFAKDSEVYESGGVEGSYTHYIEHHLGPELGHFKSFVFSDYEIDVQVDAPYAFTTESYVYTIVLNPDETGKSRTIKKKGVATSILKKIDGQWKIIKTHSSSRNKK; translated from the coding sequence ATGAAAGTACTTAAATTAATTACACTAATGACTGTTCTCATTACAACAGTCAATTTTACAAATGCACAGAATAGTGAGGATACAATAGATAAGCAAGATGTTATCGAAGTAATGAAATCATACAAAGATGCATTACAGAATCTTACAACTGAAGGCACATTCGAGTTGTTTGCTAAAGATTCTGAGGTATATGAATCTGGAGGTGTAGAAGGGAGCTATACTCACTATATAGAACATCATTTGGGACCAGAATTAGGGCACTTTAAAAGTTTTGTATTCTCAGATTACGAAATTGATGTGCAAGTAGATGCGCCATATGCATTTACTACAGAAAGCTATGTTTACACCATCGTATTAAATCCAGACGAAACAGGTAAGTCCCGAACTATTAAGAAAAAAGGAGTAGCAACCTCAATTCTAAAGAAAATAGATGGCCAATGGAAAATTATTAAAACACATTCTTCATCAAGAAACAAAAAGTAG
- a CDS encoding PepSY domain-containing protein, whose amino-acid sequence MVGRKTALKIRKAHRYLGLFIGIQFLMWTISGLYFSWTDIDDIHGDQFKNLQYQPKAFQNLLSPAQLDVPKGIRTIELRDINKIPYYWINEQQLFNALNGELKSEISKDEAVYVAKQYMKKELEIINVERITEVGKQHEYRERLLPAYVISYADNEALKAYVSVNDGKFQTVRHRRWRWFDFLWMTHTMDYEGRDNFNTTVLRAFSLLGLITVLSGFLLWYTSSPTIRKIIKKKNK is encoded by the coding sequence ATGGTAGGTAGAAAAACAGCACTAAAAATTAGAAAGGCACATAGATATTTAGGTCTTTTTATCGGGATTCAATTCCTAATGTGGACTATCAGTGGTTTATATTTTAGTTGGACCGATATAGATGATATACACGGTGACCAGTTTAAGAATTTACAGTATCAGCCAAAGGCATTTCAAAACCTTTTAAGTCCTGCTCAATTAGACGTGCCAAAAGGCATACGCACAATAGAACTAAGAGATATAAATAAAATACCCTATTACTGGATAAATGAACAACAGCTTTTCAATGCCTTAAATGGAGAACTAAAATCAGAAATAAGCAAAGACGAGGCAGTTTATGTAGCAAAACAGTATATGAAGAAAGAATTAGAAATTATTAATGTGGAGCGTATCACAGAAGTAGGCAAACAGCACGAGTATCGAGAAAGGCTATTGCCGGCTTATGTGATATCCTATGCAGATAATGAAGCTTTAAAAGCCTATGTGTCAGTAAATGATGGGAAATTCCAAACTGTTAGGCATCGCCGTTGGCGTTGGTTCGATTTTCTATGGATGACACATACAATGGATTATGAAGGTCGAGATAATTTTAACACCACCGTTTTAAGGGCATTCTCATTATTGGGATTAATAACAGTATTGAGTGGGTTTTTACTATGGTATACATCATCACCTACAATCAGAAAGATAATAAAAAAGAAAAATAAATAA
- a CDS encoding AraC family transcriptional regulator — MSYKVHIKNMVCPRCISAVSNILQELKIPYSSIKLGEVELTKSLSVENKNKFSKALQDIGFSLINDRRSQLIEQMKTLVVDKIYYSSEDLNIKWTDFISEKLRLDYKYLSSLFSSVESITFEQFIINQKIERVKELIVYDELTLSEIAFQLNYSSVAYLSNQFKKVTGMTPTQFKNNRDKNRKSLDEF, encoded by the coding sequence ATGAGTTATAAAGTTCACATAAAAAATATGGTATGTCCGCGATGTATCTCTGCGGTATCTAATATTTTGCAAGAACTGAAGATACCATATAGCTCAATAAAATTGGGAGAAGTTGAATTAACAAAATCTTTAAGCGTGGAAAATAAAAACAAGTTTTCCAAAGCACTTCAAGATATTGGATTCAGTTTAATCAACGACCGTAGAAGTCAGCTTATAGAACAGATGAAAACCTTGGTGGTAGACAAAATTTATTACTCATCAGAAGATTTGAACATTAAATGGACAGACTTTATTAGTGAAAAATTGCGCCTGGACTATAAATATTTAAGCTCACTTTTTTCATCAGTAGAGAGTATCACTTTTGAACAGTTTATCATTAACCAAAAAATTGAGCGTGTTAAAGAACTCATCGTTTATGACGAGTTAACCTTAAGTGAAATAGCTTTTCAATTAAATTATAGCAGCGTTGCTTATTTGAGTAACCAATTCAAGAAAGTAACGGGAATGACGCCTACACAGTTTAAAAATAATAGAGATAAGAACAGAAAATCGCTTGATGAATTTTAG
- a CDS encoding DUF305 domain-containing protein, whose protein sequence is MENNEKKPNNYLKFFAMIGTSMVAMFFLMYTHSYQIIDHFWYSETRFFMTLIMGGSMVIIMLLYMLNMYKERNKNIMILSLGVLLIAGGIWLVRSQITVTGVDYMEGMIPHHSIAILTSERSKIKDVRVRKLADEIIKAQRREIMEMQWLINDIKENGIVETEEERKNRPIPTFEGSLTEETKNLND, encoded by the coding sequence ATGGAAAACAACGAAAAAAAGCCAAATAATTATTTAAAATTTTTCGCAATGATTGGCACCTCAATGGTTGCGATGTTCTTTTTGATGTACACACACTCGTATCAGATTATTGACCATTTCTGGTACAGTGAGACCCGTTTTTTTATGACCCTGATTATGGGTGGGTCGATGGTCATTATTATGCTTCTGTATATGTTAAATATGTACAAAGAGAGAAACAAGAATATTATGATTTTGAGTCTAGGGGTTTTATTGATTGCAGGGGGGATTTGGCTAGTTCGAAGTCAAATAACAGTTACTGGTGTTGACTATATGGAAGGAATGATACCCCATCACTCTATAGCTATTTTAACTAGCGAACGTTCTAAAATAAAAGATGTCAGGGTAAGGAAACTTGCCGATGAAATCATCAAGGCGCAACGTAGGGAAATAATGGAAATGCAATGGTTAATCAATGACATAAAGGAAAATGGAATAGTGGAAACAGAAGAGGAGAGAAAGAATCGCCCAATTCCCACATTTGAAGGTTCGCTTACCGAGGAAACAAAAAATCTAAACGATTAA
- a CDS encoding metalloregulator ArsR/SmtB family transcription factor — MALELSCTRAEADQKQLMRCRNILNTTSELINSVGKVLALAGNETRLKILFLLNEEGELCPCDFSDILQMSVPAISQHIRKMKDAGLISSRRDGQTLYYSLVKDSSEVLEGIFGRLKENKKVA; from the coding sequence ATGGCTCTTGAATTAAGTTGCACCCGTGCCGAGGCAGACCAAAAGCAGTTGATGCGTTGTCGTAACATTTTGAATACAACCTCAGAATTAATCAATAGTGTTGGCAAGGTACTGGCCCTGGCAGGTAATGAGACCAGACTGAAGATACTTTTCCTGCTAAACGAGGAAGGTGAGCTTTGTCCTTGTGATTTTTCAGATATACTGCAAATGAGTGTCCCAGCAATTTCACAACACATTCGAAAGATGAAGGATGCCGGATTAATTTCTTCGAGACGAGATGGTCAAACGTTGTATTACTCTTTGGTCAAAGATTCAAGCGAGGTATTGGAAGGAATTTTCGGCAGGCTTAAAGAAAACAAAAAAGTAGCATAG
- a CDS encoding efflux RND transporter periplasmic adaptor subunit, translating to MNKNIIYIGVALIVGLLGGYLIFGGGSADTATNKVKDDHNHSEEIASGQMWTCSMHPQIMQPEPGDCPICGMDLIPAETGADGLLADQFKMTENAMALANIQTTVVGSGAIEAGTLKLSGKIRENEESNAVQVTYFAGRIEKLYVNSTGERVGKGQRLATIYSPELVSAQQELLTAASLKESQPELYSAVRNKLKLWKLSEKQINAIEQAGKVQEYFPVYATVSGTVTHKMVEEGDYVKLGQPLYKIANLNTVWAEFDAYENQIASLKEGQSIKIVTNAYPNQEFDAKISFIDPILNSATRTIVVRAVLNNRKDKFKPGMFVEGKVEGAEMQMNEAINVPASAVMWTGERSVVYVKTNPNEPVFEMREVLLGNASGDTYTIIEGLQNGDEIVTNGTFTVDAAAQLQGKKSMMNTEGGKTMTGHEGHLGMQNDGSGDKMNNTSHSEMNKRIEVASKFQNQLKRVFEDYILLKDALVNDNATEAQTAAKKIGQNLAKVDMKLLTNEEAHNHWMTIQKELKNSANAIENNSDIATQRGHFKHLSAHITSGIKLFGVNQKVYRDFCPMADNNKGAFWLSLEEEIRNPYYGEAMLKCGEVRETLE from the coding sequence ATGAATAAAAACATCATATACATAGGTGTTGCATTAATTGTTGGCCTACTAGGTGGCTATCTAATATTTGGTGGAGGTTCTGCTGATACTGCAACAAACAAGGTTAAAGACGACCACAATCATTCAGAGGAAATTGCATCAGGTCAAATGTGGACCTGCTCAATGCACCCACAGATAATGCAACCCGAACCGGGTGATTGCCCTATATGTGGTATGGATTTAATACCTGCGGAAACAGGTGCCGATGGATTATTGGCAGACCAGTTTAAAATGACTGAAAACGCAATGGCATTAGCTAATATTCAAACAACAGTAGTAGGGTCAGGAGCCATTGAAGCAGGTACACTTAAACTATCGGGAAAAATAAGGGAAAATGAAGAGTCCAATGCTGTTCAAGTAACTTATTTTGCAGGTAGGATTGAAAAGCTTTATGTGAACTCTACAGGAGAAAGAGTTGGTAAAGGGCAGCGTTTGGCCACTATTTATTCGCCAGAATTGGTGTCCGCCCAGCAAGAACTCTTAACAGCTGCTTCCCTAAAGGAATCTCAACCTGAACTATATTCGGCTGTCCGAAACAAACTCAAATTATGGAAACTTTCAGAAAAGCAAATTAATGCTATTGAGCAGGCAGGAAAAGTGCAGGAATACTTTCCTGTATATGCCACTGTTTCAGGAACTGTTACCCATAAAATGGTGGAAGAAGGTGATTATGTAAAACTGGGTCAACCGCTTTACAAAATAGCAAATTTAAATACTGTTTGGGCAGAGTTCGATGCGTATGAAAACCAAATAGCTTCACTAAAAGAAGGTCAAAGTATAAAAATTGTCACTAACGCATATCCAAATCAAGAGTTTGATGCTAAAATTTCATTTATAGACCCAATTCTTAATTCAGCTACAAGAACCATAGTTGTTCGTGCTGTATTAAATAATAGAAAAGACAAATTTAAACCAGGGATGTTTGTAGAAGGAAAGGTTGAAGGAGCTGAAATGCAGATGAACGAAGCCATCAATGTACCAGCAAGTGCAGTAATGTGGACAGGAGAACGTTCTGTGGTTTACGTTAAGACTAACCCTAATGAGCCAGTTTTTGAAATGCGTGAGGTATTACTTGGTAATGCTAGTGGAGACACCTATACCATTATCGAAGGATTGCAAAATGGTGATGAAATCGTAACAAACGGAACGTTTACGGTTGACGCTGCTGCTCAATTGCAAGGAAAGAAATCTATGATGAATACTGAAGGGGGCAAAACAATGACAGGACACGAAGGGCACTTGGGGATGCAAAATGATGGTTCGGGAGATAAAATGAACAACACAAGTCATTCAGAGATGAACAAAAGAATAGAAGTTGCCAGCAAATTTCAAAATCAATTAAAAAGGGTTTTTGAAGACTATATTCTTCTAAAGGATGCCCTTGTTAATGACAATGCCACAGAAGCACAGACTGCAGCAAAAAAAATAGGTCAGAATCTAGCAAAGGTAGATATGAAATTATTGACTAATGAGGAAGCACATAACCATTGGATGACGATTCAAAAAGAACTGAAAAACTCTGCAAATGCCATTGAAAATAATTCAGATATAGCCACACAAAGAGGTCATTTTAAGCATCTTTCTGCTCATATAACAAGTGGTATAAAGCTTTTTGGAGTTAACCAAAAAGTATACCGTGATTTTTGCCCTATGGCAGATAACAATAAAGGTGCCTTTTGGTTAAGTCTCGAAGAAGAAATTCGTAATCCGTATTACGGAGAAGCAATGCTAAAATGTGGTGAAGTAAGGGAGACTTTAGAATAG